One Dermacentor andersoni chromosome 6, qqDerAnde1_hic_scaffold, whole genome shotgun sequence genomic window carries:
- the LOC126522792 gene encoding F-box/LRR-repeat protein 14-like, giving the protein MRFRDMTDTITACHVYVGNRLRICEMDHSSDPSRPPASLRNDDCNDERKWCCDAPAASASACPTVVNFNRDGVARGDDCSLLESCFASRHHLPASARFRWCAQQFAFGASGFGFRAFDPPTRSPAAVARFFPRQKVKKRARTASNEGSPERITWPPPRDARGVPGRRRLSACTPASWRRRQQQTNSASGGRSRRAAVAAAASAADSDSCSPMETAGSHSQPHISRLYPEILALIFSYLDVRDKGRVSQVCSAWREAAYHKSVWRGVEAKLHLRRANPSLFPSLVRRGIRRVQVLSLRRSLRDVIQGVPNLEALNMIGCFNLTDAWLSHAFVQDVHSLSELNLSMCKQITDNSLGRIVQHLKGLERLDLGGCSNVTNTGLLLIAWGLQNLRSLNLRSCRGVSDPGIGHLAGMTPDAAIGTLRLESLCLQDCQKLTDEALRFISIGLDGLRCLNLSFCASVTDAGLKHAARMARLRELNLRSCDNISDLGLAYLAEGGSRISTLDVSFCDKVGDQGLLHASQGLFQLRSLSLNACPVSDDGIGRVARSLGDLQTLHLGQCGRVTDKGLSLIADHLKQLRCIDLYGCTKITTVGLEKLMQLPNLGVLNLGLWQHQLHQQQSPPQQRHIR; this is encoded by the coding sequence atgCGTTTCCGTGATATGACTGACACCATTACGGCATGCCACGTATACGTCGGAAACCGTCTCCGAATCTGTGAAATGGACCACTCGTCGGATCCCTCGCGGCCACCAGCGAGTCTCCGCAACGACGATTGCAACGACGAGCGAAAGTGGTGCTGCGACGCTCCCGCTGCAAGCGCCTCTGCGTGTCCGACGGTCGTTAACTTCAACCGGGACGGTGTCGCCCGCGGAGACGACTGCTCGCTGCTGGAGAGTTGTTTCGCCTCGCGCCACCACTTGCCGGCAAGCGCGCGTTTCCGATGGTGCGCGCAGCAGTTCGCGTTCGGCGCGAGCGGATTCGGATTTCGCGCTTTCGATCCGCCGACGCGCTCCCCCGCCGCCGTGGCGCGCTTTTTTCCACGCCAGAAAGTGAAAAAGCGCGCCAGAACGGCGTCCAACGAGGGCAGCCCGGAGCGGATCACGTGGCCCCCGCCTCGTGACGCGCGGGGCGTGCCGGGAAGGAGGCGCCTGTCGGCGTGCACCCCTGCGAGCTGGCGCCGCCGCCAGCAGCAGACGAACTCGGCAAGCGGCGGCCGGTCGCGACGAGCAGCAGTAGCGGCGGCGGCCTCGGCGGCCGACAGCGATTCGTGCTCGCCCATGGAGACGGCGGGCTCGCACAGTCAGCCGCACATATCGCGGCTCTACCCGGAGATCCTGGCGCTCATCTTCAGCTACCTGGACGTGCGGGACAAGGGTCGCGTGTCGCAAGTGTGCTCCGCGTGGCGCGAGGCCGCGTACCACAAGTCCGTGTGGCGGGGCGTCGAGGCGAAGCTCCACCTGCGACGCGCCAACCCGTCTTTGTTCCCGAGCCTGGTGCGGCGCGGCATCCGGCGCGTTCAGGTGCTCAGCCTGCGGCGCTCGCTGCGCGACGTGATCCAGGGCGTGCCGAACCTGGAGGCGCTCAACATGATCGGCTGCTTCAACCTGACCGACGCGTGGTTGAGCCACGCCTTCGTCCAAGACGTGCACTCGCTGAGCGAGCTCAACCTGAGCATGTGTAAGCAGATCACCGACAACAGCCTCGGTCGCATCGTGCAGCACCTGAAGGGCCTCGAGCGGCTCGACCTGGGCGGCTGCTCGAACGTCACCAACACCGGCCTGCTTCTCATCGCCTGGGGCCTGCAGAACCTGCGCTCCCTCAACCTGCGAAGCTGTCGCGGCGTCTCGGACCCTGGCATCGGCCACTTGGCGGGCATGACTCCCGACGCCGCCATCGGCACCCTCAGGCTAGAGTCGCTGTGCCTGCAGGACTGTCAGAAGCTCACCGACGAAGCGCTAAGGTTTATCAGCATCGGTCTCGACGGCCTGCGATGTCTGAACCTGAGCTTCTGCGCCAGCGTCACGGACGCCGGCCTGAAGCACGCCGCTCGCATGGCGCGCCTGCGGGAGCTCAACCTGCGGTCGTGCGACAACATCTCCGACCTGGGCTTGGCGTACCTGGCCGAAGGCGGCTCGCGGATCAGCACGCTCGACGTCAGCTTCTGCGACAAGGTGGGCGACCAGGGCCTACTGCACGCCTCGCAAGGCTTGTTCCAGCTGCGCAGCCTCAGCCTGAATGCGTGTCCCGTCAGCGACGACGGCATCGGGCGCGTGGCTCGGTCCCTGGGCGACTTGCAAACGCTACACTTGGGCCAGTGCGGACGCGTCACCGACAAGGGTTTGAGCCTGATCGCGGACCACCTCAAGCAGCTACGGTGCATCGACCTCTACGGCTGCACAAAGATCACCACCGTCGGGCTCGAAAAGCTGATGCAGCTGCCCAACCTCGGCGTTCTGAACCTCGGCCTCTGGCAACACCAGCTACACCAACAACAGAGTCCACCACAACAGCGGCACATCCGGTGA